A window of Sebastes umbrosus isolate fSebUmb1 chromosome 3, fSebUmb1.pri, whole genome shotgun sequence contains these coding sequences:
- the LOC119485069 gene encoding chromatin assembly factor 1 subunit A-A-like isoform X2 produces the protein MNEKEMAKGKAKINRSVSLAPPQPRSLRSRKRECPSDEISETDDVQATHHQDTEGNGAAVDATLLQCHQCPLQESTMTSTQQPEAADESCLTKQDPDTEEKHAEATNVTVKAFEEQEQTTVDSPNNDPQLEGFRVHADNDVNKSGKDTEEMTAEECNRSPSQTCTDLLQVFLPISEEGDGAALEEQLSAMENSHCHLEKKQEASQEEPSDVDMADVKEVTAGLPAKKKRRMGMCGLTERERSHFLQTQKRENEQNGPERVEKQICDNTADLVAQEEIKSSSSSSPSIPVGSVTEQDGAEMKLQSSHCGGEDRAETEVHIAATTSDGTSAVSDPGCSKGKSCEVEGGIVPGPEQTDDTKSDPPAQEELLGNQEQQECEGGTAEIVAEKPQEQMRGGEDGSAAVDQSPAITFYSHLTKNEETENQDAIEAVLPQVNSVTGTRDEKKEELTGDAADEDGAQAGASSTDTRSEEFNAVELCKAAATPGGSERKDSCDSDGEPGAGPSTVHAEPPHTSDTTDPFGSGYLDYVSDSQLNTIVLNEEEVEREEDLDSPDHEDATDLICGLIRELSSLNRKVMATHRELENLRRSSKSLRSSIR, from the exons ATGAAT gaAAAGGAGATGGCCAAAGGAAAAGCAAAGATCAACAGGAGTG TCAGCTTAGCTCCACCCCAGCCTCGGTCACTCAGGTCAAGGAAGAGGGAATGTCCAAGTGATGAAATCTCAGAGACTGATGATGTCCAGGCAACTCATCATCAG gacaCTGAAGGAAATGGTGCAGCAGTAGATGCCACACTGCTACAGTGCCACCAGTGCCCTCTGCAGGAATCTACTATGACTTCAACTCAACAGCCTGAGGCAGCAGATGAGTCCTGTCTCACCAAACAAGATCCTGacacagaagaaaaacatgcagaagcaaCAAATGTGACGGTTAAAGCTTTTGAAGAGCAAGAACAGACCACAGTCGACAGTCCCAACAATGATCCTCAGCTGGAGGGCTTCAGAGTACATGCAGATAATGATGTCAACAAGAGTGGAAAGGACACGGAGGAAATGACTGCAGAAGAATGTAACAGATCACCATCTCAAACATGCACTGATCTACTCCAGGTCTTCTTGCCAATCTCTGAAGAGGGTGATGGAGCTGCTTTGGAGGAGCAACTGAGTGCAATGGAGAACTCTCACtgtcatttggaaaaaaaacaagaagccaGCCAAGAAGAACCCAGCGATGTGGACATGGCCGATGTCAAGGAAGTCACAGCGGGGTTGCCGGCCAAAAAGAAGCGAAGGATGGGTATGTGTGGTCTGACGGAGAGGGAGCGGAGTCACTTTTTACAGACACAAAAGCGTGAAAATGAGCAGAACGGACCGGAGAGAGTCGAGAAGCAGATTTGTGATAACACGGCTGACCTTGTGGCTCAGGAAGAGATTAAATCgtcctcatcatcctcaccaTCCATCCCAGTAGGCAGTGTCACAGAGCAGGACGGGGCAGAGATGAAACTTCAGTCGAGTCACTGTGGAGGGGAGGACAG GGCCGAAACTGAAGTCCACATTGCTGCCACTACCTCAGATGGGACCAGTGCTGTGTCTGACCCAGGCTGCTCAAAGGGAAAGAGTTGTGAGGTTGAAGGAGGCATAGTGCCTGGTCCAGAGCAAACTGATGACACAAAGTCAGACCCGCCTGCACAGGAGGAGCTATTGGGGAATCAGGAGCAGCAGGAATGTGAGGGAGGCACAGCTGAGATTGTGGCTGAAAAACCTCAGGAACAAATGAGAGGCGGGGAAGATGGGTCAGCAGCAGTAGACCAAAGTCCTGCCATCACTTTTTACTCTCATCTGACTAAAAATGAGGAGACTGAGAACCAGGATGCAATCGAGGCTGTGCTTCCACAGGTGAATAGTGTGACCGGGACAAGAGATGAGAAGAAGGAAGAGTTGACGGGTGATGCTGCGGACGAGGACGGAGCTCAAGCAGGTGCTTCATCCACAGACACCCGGTCAGAAGAATTCAACGCTGTGGAGCTCTGCAAGGCTGCAGCGACACCCGGTGGCTCAGAGAGGAAAGACAGC TGTGATTCTGATGGTGAACCTGGTGCTGGTCCTTCTACTGTGCACGCCGAACCCCCTCACACCAGCGACACCACTGACCCGTTTGGATCAGGGTACTTGGATTACGTGTCGGACTCGCAGCTGAACACCATCGTTCTGAA tgaggaggaggtggagagggaggaagatcTCGATTCCCCGGATCATGAAGATGCTACAGATCTGATCTGTGGACTCATCAGAGAACTCTCCTCTCTAAA TCGTAAGGTCATGGCCACTCACAGAGAGCTGGAGAACCTGCGCCGCAGCAGCAAAAGTTTAAGGAGCTCCATACGTTGA
- the LOC119485069 gene encoding chromatin assembly factor 1 subunit A-A-like isoform X1: MERRRRQEKEMAKGKAKINRSVSLAPPQPRSLRSRKRECPSDEISETDDVQATHHQDTEGNGAAVDATLLQCHQCPLQESTMTSTQQPEAADESCLTKQDPDTEEKHAEATNVTVKAFEEQEQTTVDSPNNDPQLEGFRVHADNDVNKSGKDTEEMTAEECNRSPSQTCTDLLQVFLPISEEGDGAALEEQLSAMENSHCHLEKKQEASQEEPSDVDMADVKEVTAGLPAKKKRRMGMCGLTERERSHFLQTQKRENEQNGPERVEKQICDNTADLVAQEEIKSSSSSSPSIPVGSVTEQDGAEMKLQSSHCGGEDRAETEVHIAATTSDGTSAVSDPGCSKGKSCEVEGGIVPGPEQTDDTKSDPPAQEELLGNQEQQECEGGTAEIVAEKPQEQMRGGEDGSAAVDQSPAITFYSHLTKNEETENQDAIEAVLPQVNSVTGTRDEKKEELTGDAADEDGAQAGASSTDTRSEEFNAVELCKAAATPGGSERKDSCDSDGEPGAGPSTVHAEPPHTSDTTDPFGSGYLDYVSDSQLNTIVLNEEEVEREEDLDSPDHEDATDLICGLIRELSSLNRKVMATHRELENLRRSSKSLRSSIR; encoded by the exons atggaaagaagaagaagacag gaAAAGGAGATGGCCAAAGGAAAAGCAAAGATCAACAGGAGTG TCAGCTTAGCTCCACCCCAGCCTCGGTCACTCAGGTCAAGGAAGAGGGAATGTCCAAGTGATGAAATCTCAGAGACTGATGATGTCCAGGCAACTCATCATCAG gacaCTGAAGGAAATGGTGCAGCAGTAGATGCCACACTGCTACAGTGCCACCAGTGCCCTCTGCAGGAATCTACTATGACTTCAACTCAACAGCCTGAGGCAGCAGATGAGTCCTGTCTCACCAAACAAGATCCTGacacagaagaaaaacatgcagaagcaaCAAATGTGACGGTTAAAGCTTTTGAAGAGCAAGAACAGACCACAGTCGACAGTCCCAACAATGATCCTCAGCTGGAGGGCTTCAGAGTACATGCAGATAATGATGTCAACAAGAGTGGAAAGGACACGGAGGAAATGACTGCAGAAGAATGTAACAGATCACCATCTCAAACATGCACTGATCTACTCCAGGTCTTCTTGCCAATCTCTGAAGAGGGTGATGGAGCTGCTTTGGAGGAGCAACTGAGTGCAATGGAGAACTCTCACtgtcatttggaaaaaaaacaagaagccaGCCAAGAAGAACCCAGCGATGTGGACATGGCCGATGTCAAGGAAGTCACAGCGGGGTTGCCGGCCAAAAAGAAGCGAAGGATGGGTATGTGTGGTCTGACGGAGAGGGAGCGGAGTCACTTTTTACAGACACAAAAGCGTGAAAATGAGCAGAACGGACCGGAGAGAGTCGAGAAGCAGATTTGTGATAACACGGCTGACCTTGTGGCTCAGGAAGAGATTAAATCgtcctcatcatcctcaccaTCCATCCCAGTAGGCAGTGTCACAGAGCAGGACGGGGCAGAGATGAAACTTCAGTCGAGTCACTGTGGAGGGGAGGACAG GGCCGAAACTGAAGTCCACATTGCTGCCACTACCTCAGATGGGACCAGTGCTGTGTCTGACCCAGGCTGCTCAAAGGGAAAGAGTTGTGAGGTTGAAGGAGGCATAGTGCCTGGTCCAGAGCAAACTGATGACACAAAGTCAGACCCGCCTGCACAGGAGGAGCTATTGGGGAATCAGGAGCAGCAGGAATGTGAGGGAGGCACAGCTGAGATTGTGGCTGAAAAACCTCAGGAACAAATGAGAGGCGGGGAAGATGGGTCAGCAGCAGTAGACCAAAGTCCTGCCATCACTTTTTACTCTCATCTGACTAAAAATGAGGAGACTGAGAACCAGGATGCAATCGAGGCTGTGCTTCCACAGGTGAATAGTGTGACCGGGACAAGAGATGAGAAGAAGGAAGAGTTGACGGGTGATGCTGCGGACGAGGACGGAGCTCAAGCAGGTGCTTCATCCACAGACACCCGGTCAGAAGAATTCAACGCTGTGGAGCTCTGCAAGGCTGCAGCGACACCCGGTGGCTCAGAGAGGAAAGACAGC TGTGATTCTGATGGTGAACCTGGTGCTGGTCCTTCTACTGTGCACGCCGAACCCCCTCACACCAGCGACACCACTGACCCGTTTGGATCAGGGTACTTGGATTACGTGTCGGACTCGCAGCTGAACACCATCGTTCTGAA tgaggaggaggtggagagggaggaagatcTCGATTCCCCGGATCATGAAGATGCTACAGATCTGATCTGTGGACTCATCAGAGAACTCTCCTCTCTAAA TCGTAAGGTCATGGCCACTCACAGAGAGCTGGAGAACCTGCGCCGCAGCAGCAAAAGTTTAAGGAGCTCCATACGTTGA
- the cc2d1a gene encoding coiled-coil and C2 domain-containing protein 1A produces MSRSRNPPPRGQGAARAKQMGLLLDLTPDGGMDDDGNDEDLEAELLNLVGGGGGRPQGKKGDGKAPVPMADIERMAALCMKDLDDEDMGDDDLDDEDLLAELNEVLEDDRDQTPAPTPPAVTPTVPKVSITSHSAPPTAPSGATGVEARLLERIEMYKTAISNAKAAGETSKVRRYDRGLKTLQSMLTSVKKGKAVNEEEMPPPVALGGKPNVTAESESIKERELPEPTLTPSPPTNLKPLREAAPTALNTKPLHLTVPQKPAAAITPGTPAISPLTPGQPNAQHSELKQAVLSRQREYKIAAIHSKQGGDIDQAKQHYLTAKKLDVLVEALDRNEPVDLSSLPPPPGDEVAEPVAPPPPQSSSKPAAPAAPAPTQVATADLPAPSSLGEALQQRMDIYKSAAEGAKSKGDDRKARMHQRIVKQYQDSMRAHKAGRQVNLSDLPVPPGCPPFQGSEGGQQNFMGVLETAMKIANQNADAEDDEEDGRREAAKPAVRPPGLKAKSPAPQAPGGSSAPKLGAKAQQQLDFLLLRRQAFLRAALRSKQMKDMTGAAQHLRHAKGLDPMVTAAKSGLLVDITKIPSAPVSEEDYSLARSRTSPLSPRSSEQYHGLMELLRKQHEKCLGYSQQLTLMGNVAEALKFEKLVEECMKNIEILKNAHAKGQPVPKCHTEERTLNIVKINQNLTPNDLILYINKGINLPAPSGVSPGDLDASVKFEFPFPSSEEAQRDKTSTVKSTNSPEFKETFKLNINRAHRGFKRVVQSKGVKFEIVHKGGLFKTDKVVGTAQLKLEALDNHCDIREIIEVMDGRKATGGKLEVRVKIREPLSGVDLQPVTEKWLVLDPVSSLSPPERQKERAPSPRSKPRNEASSRSSHPNNSPPQYKLHSFSLLNHDRERLERKIAEYRKARRDPPSDLVHQHKEVTHRLQWQKAQLERASSAQLTEYENVLQRSVQGYSDSVKKYSSQGNRDAAKDALGRLKMVENELESLKRKRTG; encoded by the exons ATGAGTCGCAGTAGGAACCCCCCTCCCAGGGGTCAAGGGGCAGCAAGAGCCAAACAG ATGGGCCTGCTCCTTGACCTGACCccggatggagggatggatgatgATGGGAATGATGAAGACCTGGAGGCAGAGCTGCTGAATCTggtgggaggaggtggagggagaccACAAGGGAAGAAAGGTGACGGCAAAG CTCCTGTTCCCATGGCTGATATAGAGCGAATGGCAGCTCTGTGTATGAAAGACCTGGATGATGAGGACATGGGGGATGACGATTTGGATGATGAAGACCTGCTG GCAGAACTGAATGAGGTTTTAGAGGATGATCGGGATCAAACTCCTGCTCCCACCCCCCCTGCGGTCACGCCGACTGTTCCCAAAGTGAGCATCACATCCCACTCTGCACCTCCTACTGCTCCTAGTGGTGCGACTGGGGTGGAGGCTCGCCTATTGGAGCGCATTGAAATGTACAAGACAGCCATTTCCAATGCCAAGGCTGCGGGGGAGACGAGCAAAGTTCGAAGATACGACCGTGGGTTAAAG ACACTGCAGTCCATGTTGACATCCGTCAAGAAAGGAAAAGCAGTCAATGAGGAGGAGATGCCGCCTCCAGTTGCTCTCGGTGGAAAGCCCAACGTCACAGCCGAGTCTGAGTCGATCAAGGAACGCGAACTGCCAGAGCCCACGCTGACGCCCTCTCCTCCCACAAATCTGAAACCTCTAAGGGAGGCTGCGCCAACAGCTCTTAATACGAAGCCGCTCCATCTGACCGTGCCCCAAAAGCCTGCTGCTGCCATCACCCCGGGAACACCTGCCATCTCTCCCCTCACCCCCGGCCAGCCCAACGCACAGCACtcag AGCTGAAACAGGCAGTGTTGTCCAGGCAGCGGGAGTATAAGATAGCCGCCATACACTCAAAACAAGGCGGGGACATAGACCAGGCAAAACAGCACTACCTCACTGCCAAG AAGCTGGACGTGCTGGTGGAGGCACTGGACAGAAACGAACCAGTAGACCTGAGCTcactacctcctcctcctg GAGATGAAGTTGCAGAACCCgttgcacctcctcctcctcagtcttCCTCTAAACCTGCTGCCCCCGCTGCACCCGCACCCACCCAGGTGGCCACTGCCG ATCTGCCTGCTCCCAGCAGTTTGGGAGAAGCCCTGCAGCAGAGGATGGATATATACAAGTCAGCAGCAGAGGGAGCCAAGAGCAAAGGAGATGATCGTAAGGCTCGCATGCACCAGCGCATTGTCAAG CAATACCAGGACTCCATGAGAGCTCACAAAGCTGGACGTCAAGTCAACTTGTCTGATCTACCTGTGCCGCCAG GCTGTCCACCATTTCAGGGCTCAGAGGGGGGTCAGCAGAACTTCATGGGTGTCCTGGAAACAGCTATGAAAATAGCTAATCAGAATGCAGACgcagaagatgatgaagaggatgGACGAAGAGAGGCTGCcaag CCTGCAGTGCGTCCACCTGGCCTTAAAGCAAAGTCTCCAGCTCCTCAGGCCCCCGGAGGCTCCTCAGCTCCAAAACTGGGAGCTAAAG CCCAGCAGCAATTGGATTTCCTGTTGCTAAGGCGACAAGCTTTTTTGCGCGCAGCGCTGCGCTCAAAACAGATGAAG GACATGACTGGAGCAGCGCAGCACCTCAGACATGCCAAGGGACTGGACCCCATGGTCACTGCTGCCAAGTCTGGCCTACTTGTTGATATCACCAAG ATTCCCAGTGCTCCAGTCAGTGAGGAGGACTACTCCCTGGCTCGCTCCCgcacctcccctctctcccctcgcTCCAGCGAACAGTACCACGGCCTCATGGAACTCTTGCGGAAGCAGCATGAG AAATGTTTGGGATACTCTCAACAGCTCACACTCATGGGAAATGTGGCTGAGGCTCTGAA GTTTGAGAAGCTAGTGGAGGAGTGTATGAAGAACATCGAGATACTGAAGAATGCCCACGCCAAGGGCCAGCCAGTCCCCAAGTGCCACACAGAGGAGAGGACCCTCAACATTGTCAA gATCAACCAAAACCTGACACCTAATGACCTTATACTGTACATCAACAAAGGCATCAACCTACCAGCTCCCTCAG GTGTCTCACCTGGCGATCTGGATGCCAGTGTGAAGTTTGAGTTTCCTTTTCCCAGTTCG gaggaAGCTCAGAGGGACAAAACGAGCACAGTGAAGAGCACCAACAGCCCAGAGTTTAAAGAGACTTTCAAACTCAACATCAACCGCGCCCACCGGGGCTTCAAACGAGTCGTGCAGTCCAAAGGCGTCAAGTTTGAAATCGTCCACAAGGG AGGCCTGTTTAAGACAGACAAAGTTGTGGGCACTGCTCAGCTGAAGCTAGAGGCTCTAGACAACCACTGTGACATTAGAGAGATAATAGAG GTGATGGACGGACGTAAAGCTACAGGTGGCAAGTTGGAGGTGAGAGTGAAGATCAGAGAGCCTTTATCGGGAGTTGATCTCCAGCCGGTGACAGAGAAGTGGCTGGTTCTCGATCCTGTGTCTTCCCTTTCTCCCCCAGAGAGACAAAAGGAACGC GCTCCATCTCCTCGGTCTAAACCCAGAAACGAAGCAAGCAGCAGGAGCAGTCATCCCAACAACTCTCCTCCACAGTACAAACTCCACAGCTTCAGCCTCCTCAACCACGACAGGGAGCGTCTAGAGAGAaag ATTGCAGAGTACAGAAAGGCGCGACGGGATCCCCCATCTGACCTCGTCCATCAACACAAGGAGGTCACACACAGACTGCAGTGGCAGAAAGCGCAGCTGGAGAGAGCCTCTTCTGCTCAActgacag AGTATGAAAATGTGCTGCAGCGCTCCGTCCAAGGCTATAGTGACTCTGTGAAGAAATACTCCAGCCAAGGCAACAGG GACGCTGCCAAGGATGCACTGGGCAGGTTGAAGATGGTAGAGAATGAG CTGGAATCGCTGAAAAGGAAACGCACGGGATGA